TGTCTCCGTTGCGCTCAGGTCATGCAGCGCAAAGGCGAAATCGTCAACCGGAATCGGGAAGTCCAGCTCTGCGCCGTTTTTCACCGGCTGAGTGAGCAGCTCTGCGGCAGGTTTCGCCACGAATTTCACGTTCGCCACCAGTTCAGGAATGTCGATGTACTTCGGCGTCAGACCGGCACGCAGGACGTTATCGGAGTTCGCCATCACTTCCAGCGCCACGCCTTGCAGGTAAGCGTGCGGCGTTTCGGCAAACAGGAACATCGCATCGCCCGGATTCAGCTTCACCACGTTCAGCAGCAGAGGGGAGAAGAGGCCGCTGTCGTTCGGGTAGAATTCAGAGATCAGGCGAATGGTCTGCCACGGTTCGCCCTGCTGGCTGTTCAGCGCGGCTTTCAGCACTGCCAGCGCGTGAGATTTTTCGTCGTCCTGCATGTTCAGCAGGCTGGCAAAAAGCTGGCTCAAGCCCGCTGCATCCGGGTTTTCGAGGAAATGGGCGATGGCATGATGGGCGCCTGCGACCGGTTGCAGCAGGGAGACAATCTCGGAGAACTCGCGGAAGGCGTTCATCGCCAGGAATGGTGTTAAGGCGAAAACCAGCTCCGGCTTGTGGTTCGGATCTTTGTAGTTACGCTCGGCGGCATCCAGCGGAATCCCGGCTTTATTCTCTTTTGCAAAACCGATTTCAGACGCTTTTTTGTTTGGGTGAACCTGAATGGACAGCGGCTGTGCGGCACACAGTAC
Above is a window of Lelliottia jeotgali DNA encoding:
- a CDS encoding Mannose-6-phosphate isomerase, translated to MQKLINSVQNYAWGSQTALTDLYGIANPDNLPMAELWMGAHPKSSSKIEDASGQVRSLRDVIDADKAALLGDAVAQRFGELPFLFKVLCAAQPLSIQVHPNKKASEIGFAKENKAGIPLDAAERNYKDPNHKPELVFALTPFLAMNAFREFSEIVSLLQPVAGAHHAIAHFLENPDAAGLSQLFASLLNMQDDEKSHALAVLKAALNSQQGEPWQTIRLISEFYPNDSGLFSPLLLNVVKLNPGDAMFLFAETPHAYLQGVALEVMANSDNVLRAGLTPKYIDIPELVANVKFVAKPAAELLTQPVKNGAELDFPIPVDDFAFALHDLSATETAVSQQSAAILFCVEGEAVLSKGEQRLVLKPGESAFVAANESPISISGTGRLARVFNKL